The segment CGACCTGCCCCATGCGCCTTCGGGCGCCAGCTGAAGGGTACGGTCCAGTTCCTCCAGGATCTCGCCACACCAGATGATGTCGTCCTCCACGCCGACACCCGGGGCGGAGTCGGCACGCCCGGGTTTGAAGGCGGCGATACGGGTCACCCGGTCTTCCACTGCGGCGATCAGCCGGTCGACGAAGACCGCCATCTCCGATGCCGACAGCATGCCTTCCTGGCTCGCGGCGCGCGACGAGTTGATCACCAGACGCAGGATCCGCGCCGCATCGCCCAGGTGTGCAAACAGGATTTCGACAAGGCGCGGTCCTCCGTCATGCGCGATCTCGGAAGCGTCGCGGATCATCAGACGCAGCTCGGCCAGCTGAGCCTCGGTCGGGCGGGCGGTCAGGGCCGGAAGAGCCGCGATGCCGCTTCGGGCCAGAATGGACAGGTCGAAACAGGCCGCCAGTTCACTGAGACCTTCGGCCCGCGTGTCTTCGTCCCACCCGTCCGCAGGCCAGATGATGTCGGGCTGGTCCCGGATCACGCCGGAGGCCGCGATACAGATGCGATTGGCCACCGCCACGACCTTGGGATCGTCCTCACGGAACCGGACGTCTTCCAGCTGGCGCAGCAGCTTGGGCTCGCGGGCCGTGGCGGCCTTCCACACGCGAGGCAGGACGGTGGACGGAAAGGTCAGGGCGGCGACGCCGTCAGGACGCGGGCCAAACATGGGCAGAAGGGGCGCGAACACCACGGCGCGGCGCTGGCGGTCGGCGGTCTCTTCAGCCAGCATCTTGCTGAGCGCGCGGGCGCGATCCCCTGGCATCTCGCCAACGGTCATCGACAGCGTATCCAGAACGCTGCCGGGCACGCGCTCCAGCATCTGGGCGAGCACAGCGCACTGAGCGACCGACAGTGCGGCCATTCTGGTCTCCGATAGACGGGCTTCGCCCCGCTTTCGGACCATCTTGACCGCTGAAGTTTAAGATTCGGCAAGCGGACGGTTCAGGCCTCGGCAGCCGGCAGCTCCAGCACCGCCTTCAGACCGCCCAGGTCGCTGGCCGCCAGGGTCAGCCGCCCGCCATAGGCCCTCGTCAGGTCCTCCACGATCGCCAGACCCAGGCCCGACCCCGGGGCTTCCTCGTCCAGACGGGCCCCGCGCTTCAGGACCTCGTCACGCTGGTCGGCGGGCAGGCCGGGGCCGTCATCCTCGACCACGGCGATCATCTGGCCCAGGCCGCTGCCCCCGGCCGAGACCCGAACCCGCCGCGTCGACCATTTGCAGGCATTCTCCATCAGATTGCCGAGCACCTCCTGCAGGTCCTGACGCTCACCCAGGAAGGCGAGGTCGTCGGGCGCGCGCCAGTCGATCTCGACCCCTTTGGACTGGAAGACCCGTTCCAGCATCACGGCCAGTTCGTCGATGACCTCTCCCACGGGCGTGCGCTCGCCCAGGCCCTGCGCCCGGGCGGCGGCGCGGGCGCGGCGCAGGTGGTGATCGACCTGGCCCTTCATGATCTCGGATTGACGGCGCACGACCCCGGCCAGCGGTGTCGGATCGCTTTCCGCCTCGGCCAGCATGACCGAGAGCGGCGTCTTCAGGGCGTGCGCCAGATTGCCGACGTGGGTCCTCTGGCGCTCCACCACCTCCTGATTATGGTCCAGCAGGCGATTGACCTGTTCGGCCAGAGGCTGGATCTCGGTCGGATAATCGCGGGCGATCCGGGCCGCGCGGCCCTTGCGGACGTCGGCGATCTCGTTCCTCAGATCGAACAGGGGCCGCAGCCCGATCTGGACCTGCAGGAAGACCGCGATCACCAGCCCGATCCCCAGGATCAGCAGCGCCGTCCAGGTGAAGGTCGCGAACTGGCGCGTGTCCGTCTCGATGTCGGACCGGTCGATGCCGGCCATGAAGACCAGGGGGCGCGCCCGGTCGGGCAGGGACTTCATGCTGGCGGCAATGTACAGGGGCTGACTCTGGGGGGCCTTGAGCACGCCGGGGTCGTTGAAGCTGATCAGGGTGCCGAACGACGCCTGCAGCCGTTCGGGCAGCTCTCCGCCGACATAAAGTGTCTCTCCCGCCAGTGAGGGCGAACGCGCCAGGATGCGCATCCGACCGTCGGGCCCGACCTCGGCCACCTGCCAGTATTTGCCGGATAGTCCGCGCAGGGTGCGGGCGTCCTTGATCTCGGCGACCGCGATGCCGTCGGGCGTTGCCACGCTGGCCAGGACGACCTCGTCTATGGTGGTGGCCAGGACGTTGCCCAGGCGCCGGAAGGCGCTTTCCTCATACTGGCGCGTCAGCATCCAGCCCGTCAGCATCAGGGCCAGGATGATCCAGGCCGACGCCAGCCAGATGAGGCGGCGCGTCAGACTGCGGCCCGGCCTTCCGAACCAGCGGTCCCAGGACGGTGCCACTTTCGAGCGTACCGGGGTCCCCGCCTCGGGGCTCACGCCGCCTCGGACTCGCCGGTCAGCGGCGTCAGGCGATAGCCGAGCCCGCGCACGGTCTCGATCCGGTCTGATCCGACCTTCTTGCGCAGGCGGCCGATGAAGACCTCGATCGTGTTGGAATCCCGGTCGAAGTCCTGATCGTACAGGTGCTCGACCAGTTCGGTCCGGCTGATGACCCGGCCCTGGTGCATCATCATATAGTGCAGCAGCCGGTATTCCAGCGACGTCAGCCGCAGCGGCTCGCCATTCACGGTCGCGCGCGCCGCCTTGGGATCCAGCCGCAGGCCGCCGCATGACAGGGTCGCCGAGGCGATGCCGGCCGAACGCCGCAGCAGGGCCCGCAGCCGCGCCAGCAACTCCTCGGTGTGGAAGGGCTTGGTCAGATAGTCGTCGGCCCCGGCATCGAAGCCCGAGACCTTGTCCGACCAGGCCCCGCGCGCGGTCAGGATCAGCACGGGTGTCGTCTTGCCATCCCGCCGCCAGCGCTCCAGCACCGAGACGCCGTCGATCTTGGGCAGACCCAGATCCAGCACCACGACGTCATAGGGTTCGGTGTCGCCCAGAAAATGGGCTTCCTCGCCGTCGGCGGCGTGATCGACGGCATAGCCGGCGTCGCCCAGCGCCATCTTCAGCTGACGCGACAGGTCAACGTCATCCTCGACAAGCAGAACACGCATGATCGTTCCCCCAGACCTCAGCCGCCGGCGTCGACGGAAATGTCCATGACACGACCGTCGCGCTCGAAGCGGAAGACATGGCTGTTGCCGCGCATCCCCATATAGCCGACGAAGCGCGCGCCCCCTGCCCGGCCCTGGGCGATGGACTGGGCCTCGGCCACGCTCATCTGTCGGCGCTCGCGCATGTCGCTGCGATCATCGTTGCGATCGCGATCCCCGCGGAAGCCGCCACGGTCCTGCGCGGCCGCGCTCAGGGGCGCTAAGGCGATCAGGGCGGCGAGAAGGATGGCGGAAACGCGGGACATGGGACGCTATGTGACAGATCGCCCGTGAACGGCGGCTGAACATCCAGCTTAGACAGGTTTAACCTCGCGCGAAACCGCTCAGCCGGAGACGCGATCCGAAAAGGGTCGCGCCCCCTTTCGCGTTTCTCAGACTCGAAGAACACCGTCCATCACGGTGATCGCCCGCCCCCGGATCAGCACGCGGTCGCCGGCGCGCTCGCACTCGAACCGTGCGCCGCGTCCGGGAAAGGCCTGCAGGAACCGCAACGTCCGCTGCCCCAGCTTTTCGGCGAACAGGGCCGTCAGCCCGCCGCGCGCCGAGCCCGTCGCCGGGTCTTCGTCCAGCCCGCAGCCCGGCCCGAAGAACCGGTCGATCACATCGACGTCGTCCAGATCCGACAGGGCACAGGCGATCACCTGCCCGCGCTCCATCGCTCCATCGCCGAATGCCAGCAGGGCCTTGCTGTCGGGCCTCAACGACCGGACCGTCGCGGCATCGGCCATGACCGCCATCAGATAACGGCTGGCCCAGACCTCGACCGGCTCGGCCCCCAGCGCCTCGGCCAGGCCCGGTGGCACCTCGACCCGGGTAACGGGATCGACGGGAAAGTCCATCTCGTAACCCTCGCCGCGACGCCCGACCGTCAGCGGTCCGGAGGCGGTGTCGAAGGTCAGGGCATCGGCCGTCACCCCAGGCTCCGCGTACAGAACATGGGCCGCCGCCAGGGTCGCGTGGCCGCACAACGGGACCTCCGTCGCCGGGGTGAACCAGCGCAGATCGAACCGCGCCGGGTCCGGGGTCCGGCGCAGGAAAGCCGTCTCGGAATGGTTGTTCTCGGCCGCCAGGGCCTGCATCCAGCCGTCGTCTGGCCAGACCTCGAACGGTTCGACCACGGCGGCGGGATTGCCCATGAAGGGTCGGTCGGCGAAGGCATCGATGGTCCACTGGCGCATCAGTTGGGCTCCCGGTCTCGCACCGTCAGCTCCGGCCACCGCGCTGTCAGCCTGTCGACCACCCGCGCCCAGTCCCCGGCCACGCCCCGGTTCGGATTGGGGCGCAGGATCAGGCCGAACAGGTCGTCCAGCCCCAGGGGGGCCGCGACGCTGATCGTGTCGTCGGTCTCCAGCCGGATGCCGACGGCGAAGGCCGGGGCCACGAACCGCTCCAGCGCCTCGTCCGTGCTGGCGATGGGGTCATAGGGCTCGCCGAAATGGGCGGGGAACCAGATCGGCACGCGGGCCTGGTTGCGGACCTCGACCGTGCTGGCGAACGGTTCGGCGAAAGCGGCTGCCACCCGCCTGATGACGATATCCTCGGCGTCCCACGAGGTGTCGGCGTCATAGTAGCCGACGTCGAAATCCTTGCGCCCGTAGCCCGCCGGTCGCCCGGTCAGGGCGTTCCAGACCGACTGATAGACCGCCCCCGAAAAGATGCGCCAGTCGGGCAGGTCCTGCGCGCGGACGACGGTCAGCACATGCATCAGGCCATCATCGGCGCCGACGATCTCGACCAGACGGGCTTCAAGGTCGCTCACCGCCCGACCCGCAACGGCCAGCCATGGTCCAGCGGGCCGTGTCCGCCGCCCAGCCCCGGGGCCCGCCGGATCGCCTCGGCGACATAGGCCCACCCCTCCGCCACCGCGACCTCCAGCGGCCGCCCCCGCGCCAGCCCCGCCGCGATCGCGCTGGCCAGGGTGCAACCCGTCCCGTGGGTCGAGGTCGTGTCGACACGCGCGCCTTCCAGCAGGGTCTCGCCGCGCGGCGTCAGCAGCAGGTCGACGACGTTCGGCCCGGGCACATGGCCGCCCTTCATCAGCACCGCGCGCGCGCCCAGCGTCAGAAGCGCCTCGCCGGCCCGGCGCTGGCTGTCCAGATCGACGACCGGGATCCCGGTCAGGGCCTCGGCCTCGGGGGCATTGGGGGTCAGCAGCCCGGCGCGCGGGATCATCAGCGACCGCACGGCCTGCACGGCGTCCTCGTCCAGCAGGGCCGCCCCGCCCTTGGCCACCATCACCGGATCGACCACGGCGATGGCGTCGGACGTATCCAGAATGGCCGCGACCCGCTCCACCACCGCGACCGATCCCAGCATGCCGGTCTTGATCGCATCGGCCCCGATGTCGTCCAGCACGGCCCGCGCCTGGGCCCCGATCAGGTCGAGCGGCAGGGGATGGACGCCGTGAACACCCAGGGTGTTCTGCACCGTGATCGCGGTGATCGCGGTCGCCGCATAGCCGCCCATCGCCGTCACGGCCTTGATGTCGGCCTGGATCCCCGCGCCCCCTCCGGAGTCGGACCCGGCGATGATCAGGACCCGGCCCCTCACGGAACGGCCCCCTCGATCGCCGCCTGCACGGCCAGGGCCTGGACCGTCTCGCGCACATCGTGGACCCGCACGATGGAGGCCCCCCGCGCCGCCGCGTCCAGGGCGATGGCCAGCGAACCCCCCAGCCGGTCTCCCGCCTCGACCGCCGACGGATCGAGGTTGCGGATCATGCGCTTTCGACTGGCTCCCATCAGCACCGGATAGCCGGTCCGGGTCAGCTGTCCCAGCCCGGCGATCAGCGTCAGATTGTGCTCGATCGTCTTGCCGAAGCCGACCCCGGGATCGAGGGTGATCCGCGCCCGCGCGACGCCCGCCGCCTCGGCCACCCGCGCCCGCGCGACCAGATAGTCCGTCACCTCGGCCATCACGTCGTCATAGCGCGGTTCCACCTGCATCGAGCGTGGCTCGCCCAGCATGTGCATCAGCACGACCTCGCACCCCAGATCGGCCGCGACCGCCGGGCTGTCGGGCGAGAAGGTCAGGGCCGTCACATCGTTCCAGATCCTGGCCCCCGCCGCCATGGCCGCGCGCGCGACCTCGGGCTTCATGGTGTCGATGCTGATGGGGCCATGCCAGCGGGCGTGGACCGCCTCGATCACCGGGATCGTCCGCGCGATCTCCTCGTCGGCCGGAACCGGCTCGGCCCCCGGCCGCGTCGACTCGCCCCCGATGTCCAGGATGTCGGCCCCGTCGCCGATCAGCTTCATCGCCTGGGCCAGCCCGCCCTCGGCCGAGGCATGCAGGCCACCGTCCGAGAAACTGTCCGGCGTGACGTTGAGAATGCCCATGACGCGGGGACGGCTCACGCGGGTTCCGCCTGCGGACAGAGGGTCCCGGGGTCACGCGGGGTGAAGCGCTGAAGGACGCGCGAATCGACGACCACCGGCGCCATCAGCCCCTCTTTCCGATCAGTCCGCCCAGGGCTTCGAGATAGGCGGCGAATGCCTTTCGGCCAGAGGGGGTCAGGGTCACACGCGTCAGGGGCTTGTTGTCCCTGAAGCTCTTGTCGATCGCCACATGGCCCGCCTCCTCCAGCTTCTTCAGATGGACGGAGAGGTTGCCCTGCGTGGCCTCCAGCACCGTCTTCAGCTCGGTGAAGTCGGCCGTCTCGACGTCGGCCAGATAGACCATGATCCCCAGCCGCATGCGACCGTGGATGACCTCGTCGATCCGGCCCAGATCGCCCAGCGACATGGAGTCAGGCCTCGGCGCGGAGGGCGTCACGCAGGATGATGGCGCCGGGCAGGGCGAACAGCAGGAACAGGGCGGCCGTCGCGACCCAGAGATAGGTGACCGGCTCCCGCACCAGCAGGCCCAGGGCCACGGCCGTCGTCCAGTGCCCGGCGGCCACCAGTCCCATCCAGGCCTTGCGCTTCAGGGTCCAGGCCACGAACCAGGCCATGGCCTGGAAGGCGAAGACGATGGCGGGATAGTAGAGCCAGACCGCGAAATCGGCGTCTCGCGCCGAACCGGCGCCGAAGATGATGATGACCGCCATATTGCCCAGGCCCGTGGCGGTGAAGGCGCTGTTCATGGCACGGCCGGCCGTCGGTCCCTTGGTCGCCGCGACGCCGGACCGACGGTCTGCGACGACCACCCAGGCGATGGCCACGCACATCGCCCCTGTGATGGCCACGACGAAGGTCAGGGTCGCCCAGTCGGGCCAGCGGACCAGGCCGGCGATCTGGCCCAGATGGAACAGACACTGGACCCCGTAGAGGAGCCCGCCGACCAAAAAGAGCACGCCCATGGGAATTTGCTTGCGCCCACCCCCGCCCTCCACGATCGCGCGCAGGAAGGCGAGGTCGGCCTCGGCGGACGGCTTGCTGGAGTGTTCGGACATAGCGATTCTCTCTCTGGACCGGCCCGTCCGGGGTGGACGAGCCGGTCGATCTTGGCAAGCTATTCGGCGGCGACGGTCGTCATCGGCACGGATTTGCGCCACGGGACGCGCCGACCGTTCAGCCAGCGTCCCATGAAGCTGTGGCGGATCAGCAGTTCATAGGTGATCAGGCAGACGGCGAAGACGCCCAGCGACACCCCGCCCAGCTTCAGCCACCAGGGCCCGGCCCAGTCCTGCACCCAGACCTGGGCCAGCATGACGAGCGGCAGATGCAGGATGTAGACCCAGTAGGAGGCATCGGCGAGATAGCGCCGGATCGCGCTGTATCCCGACAGGAAGCGCAGGCACAGCCCCATCGCCGCGAGGGCGGAGCTGTAGACGGCCAGGGCCGTCACCGCCGCCGCGATCGCCTTTTCATCGGTCAGTTCGACCATGGGCGTGATCTTCGGGCCGCCGGCCAGATGCCAGGCGGCGACACCCGAAACCACGGCGACGACCAGGAACAGCGGCGACCAGGCGGCGATCCGGTTCAACAGGTCGCGACGCCGGTCGATCAGGAAGCCGAGGCCGAACGCCAGACCGAACCCGACCAGGGCCGCGGTGTGCGGCACCAGTCCCGCATCCGGCGTCGGCACGGCGAAGAAGGCGATCCATTTCGGATCCAGATAAAGGGCCAGGGCCAGGGGCGCGGCCAGAACGGCCGGCGTCCACGGCCCGATCAGGGCACCGGTCATCCTGTCCACCATCCGACCCCAGCCGCCATCCCTGTCCAGCAGGGCGAAGGGCGCGCGCAGGATCAGAACCCCCGCATAGAAGAGGGTCAGCACATAGAGGAACCACAGGTGTGTCAGCGGGAAATTGGTCCAGTCATAGGTCGGCGGCGGGGGCGCCGACGCGCCCGGCACGACCAGGCCGTTCACATAGGAGGTCCAGATCAGGGCCCCGACGATGCCGACCATCACCGGAAACCAGAAGGCCGCCAGTGGCCCCGTGATCCGCAGGGCCCGGTCCCTGACAAAGCCCGGCCATCCCCGGCGCGCCAGCATCATATGGGCGAACAGGCCTGCGATCAGGAAGAAGGCCGTCATGCGGAACAGGTGGATGGCGAAGAACAGCCCGGCCGCGCCGATGGACCGGCTCTCGTCGGCGACGATCCAGATCTGCTGCGGAAAGAAGGCCAGGCTCGCGTGCAGGACGACGCCCAGCAACAGGGCGCCGGCCCTCAGTGCGTCCAGTCCATGCAGTCGGTCCGGTCGGTGGATTTCGGTGGTCATGACGCTTCTCCCTCGTGTGGAGCGCCATATCTCACAGACTTGTTTAGATTGCAAACATGTTCATCAAAAAGACCCCCGCCTCGTTGCGCGAGGGCGGGGTTCTTATGCCTAGTGGACGGTGGGGTGCTGATCCGCGGCGACGACCGTGACGCCTTCCGATACCGGCGTCACCGGCACTGATACCGAAGGCCCGGCGTTGGGGAAGTTGTTCTCGTCGCGGTTCGGGGCCGCGCCCTTCTCCAGCAGGTCCTTGATCTCCTCGCCCGACAGGGTCTCGTACTCCAGCAGCGCCTGGGCCAGGGTTTCGAGGTCGGTGGCCTTGCGGGTCAGGATCTCGCGGGCCTCGTCCCAGCCCGAGGTGACCAGCCGCTTGACCTCGGCGTCGATGGTGCGGGCGGTCTCCTCGCTGATGTTCTGGCTGCGGGCGACCGAGTGACCCAGGAAGACTTCCTGTTCGTTCTCGCCATAGGCCACCGTGCCCAGCACATCGGAGAAGCCCCACTGGGTCACCATCCGCCTGGCCAGCTTGGTCGCCTGCTGGATGTCGGACGATGCGCCGGAGGTGATGTTCTCCTTGCCGAAGATGAGCTCCTCGGCCACGCGGCCTCCGGCCATGATGGCGATACGATCGACCATCTGCTGGTATTTCATCGAATAGCGGTCGCCTTCCGGCAGCTGCATCACCATGCCCAGGGCCTGTCCGCGCGGGACGATGGTCGCCTTGTGCACCGGATCCGCCATCTTGACGTTCATGGCGACGATGGCGTGGCCACCCTCGTGATAGGCGGTCAGGCGGCGCTCTTCCTCGTTCATGGCCATGGACTTGCGCTCGGCGCCCATCATGACCTTGTCCTTGGCGTCCTCGAAGTCGCGATGGGTGACCATGCGCCGGTCCTTGCGCGCCGCCATCAGGGCTGCCTCATTGACCAGATTGGCCAGGTCGGCCCCCGAGAAGCCGGGCGTGCCCCGTGCGATGGTCTTGACGTTGACGTCGGCGGCCAGGGGCACGTCCTTCATGTGCACGCGGAGAATACGCTCTCGGCCGGAAACGTCCGGGTTCGGCACAACGACCTGACGGTCGAAGCGGCCGGGGCGCAGCAGGGCCGGGTCCAGAACGTCGGGACGGTTGGTGGCGGCGATCAGGATGATGCCTTCATTGGCCTCGAACCCGTCCATCTCGACCAGCAGCTGGTTGAGCGTCTGCTCGCGCTCGTCATTGCCGCCGCCCAGGCCCGCGCCGCGGTGCCGTCCGACGGCGTCGATCTCGTCGATGAAGATGATGCAGGGCGCGTTCTTCTTGGCCTGTTCGAACATGTCACGCACGCGGCTGGCGCCGACGCCCACGAACATCTCGACGAAGTCAGAGCCCGAGATGGAGAAGAAGGGCACGCCCGCCTCACCCGCCACGGCACGGGCCAGCAGCGTCTTGCCGGTGCCGGGAGGGCCGACCAGCAGGGCACCCTTGGGGATCTTGCCGCCCAGGCGCTGGAACTTGGCGGGGTCCTTGAGGAAGTCGACGACCTCCTGAAGTTCCTCCTTGGCCTCGTCCACGCCGGCGACGTCGTCGAAAGTCTTGCGACCCTTGTGCTCGGTCAGCAGTTTGGCCTTCGACTTGCCAAAGCCCATGGCCCCGCGCGTGCCGCCCTGCATCTGGCGCATGAAAAAGACCCACACGCCGATCAGCAGAAGGATCGGCAGCAGCCCCAGAAGGGCGCTCATCCAGACCGACTGGCGCATCGTCTTGGCCCCGACGTCGACGCCCGCGGCGTCCAGACGGGCGGCCAGCTGGTTGTCCGAAATCGGCACCACGGCGGTGAAACGGGTGTCGTTCTTGTAGACGCCGCTGACCTGGTCGCCCGAGATCATGACTGACTTGACCTCACCGGCCGCCACCTGGTCGTTCAGCTGCGAATAGCTGATCGCCACCGGCCGCGCGGCAGCAGCGGTGCTCCCACCCGGCATGCTCATGCCGCTGCCCTGGCTGATCGCCGCATAGACGGCCAGAAGACCCAGCAGGATCACGCCCCAGATGGCCATGTTGCGCAGGTTCATCGCTCTGATTTCCTAGGTCACCGGACCGCTGTCCGGCATGGGTTTCACGTGTTCGGATTCAAAATAGGTCAGACGGCGGCGTTTCGCCATGGATCGGTCCGTGAAGGTCGCATTCCTGCGTCGTTTCGCCCAGCGCCAGGGCCAGACGACGCGGCGCAAGCGCACGAACCCTCGCCTCTCGCCATGCAAGAACCGGCCCATCCGATCCGTCCCGGATCAGCACCGGCAGGGCAGCGCGGCCCCAGGGCTCGACCGTATCGACGATGGCGCGATCCGCCTTCGACAGCCGGTTCAGGCGGCCGAGGGCGGCGGTCACGGTCCAGCCGGGTTCGCGCGCGGTGATCTCATAGCGACCGTCCCAGACGGCGGGGATGTTGGGATGAAGGGAGATGTCGGCGACGGGCTTTCGCTTCAGTTCGCCCGCCTCGCGGCCGATGATCCCGCGATCGGACGAGACCTCGATCCTCGCCCCGGCCAGGGTCGCGGTGAAAGGGTCACCCGTTCGGAGCCGGTCCGCGAGGGCCGCCAGCCGCTCGGTCCGGGGCAGACGATCGTGCCCGGCGGCGCAGAGCAGGGTCATGGCGAGATCCGCTCCCACTTCCTCGAATCCCTCTCCCAGCGGGAGAGGGCTTGAGACTCGCAGAGCGGAGCGATGCGCCTTCAGCCGAAAGGGTGAGGGGTCAAGGTGCGAACCGGCAAGCGCATGACGCGCTCGCCCCCTGGCAAACCGGTCATTCCCCGGATCCTCGATCCATCCCTGACCGGCCCAGCGCAGCCTGTCCCGCAGCGCCTCCCGCCGCTCGCCCAGCATCGGCCGCATCAGCATCAGCCCCCGCCCCTGAGGCCAGGCCGGGCTCGGCGACCATTCCCGCAAGCCCCCCAGGGTCGAACCCCGCATCCGCATCCAGTCGCTTTCGGCGATGTCGTCGGCGGTGTGGGCGAACAGCACGACCCTGCCCCCCGCCTCTCGCGCCGCGTCGGCGATCAGGGCATGGCGGGCCCGGCGCGCGGCGGCGGGCAGGCCGGTGGCGGGCTTGTCACCCTGCCAGCGGCGTTCGATCCAGTCCGCGCCGACGGCCCGTGCCGCCCCGGCACAGAAGCGGCTCCAGGTGGCGGCCTCAGGGTTCAACCCGTGATCGACGGTGATGGCCAGAAGCCGACGCCCGGCCTCGCGCGCCCAGTCGGCCGCGATCGACAGCAGGGCCATGGAGTCCCCGCCGCCGGACAGGGCCAGAGCAATGGGAGGGTCGACGTTCCGCTCCAGCCGCGCATCCAGCCGTGCCCGGACCCGCGCGCCCAGATCGTCGGTCAGCGGCAGTTCGCGGCCCGGCCGGTGTCCGCCGCGATCTGGCGCAGACCCGGCGTCGAGGTCGCCGCATAGCGCCGGTTGTACTCACCCAGCGCCGCGCACGCCTGCGGATCGCGATTGGTCGCCTCCAGACCGCGCGCCAGCTTCAGCGTGACCTCGCCCGCCCAGGCCAGCGTCGGCCAGCCCTGCAGGGCCTGGGCATATTGCTGTACCGCCCCGGTCTGATCGCCACCCGCGCGGATGATGTCGCCCACCCGCCACAGCGCCTCGCGCGCGGTAGGGGTATCGGGCCAGTTGATGGTCACGGCCTCCAGCGCCGCCCGACCCCGCGCCGGATCGGTGCCCAGCAGCACCCGGGCCGCGGCCAGGTCCGAGGCGGCGTCGCCGGTCGGGGAGCGGGGCCGGGCCGCTTCGGCTTCGGCGGCTTCCTGGGCGGCGCGGGCCTCGGCGGCGGCGCGCTCCAGCGCCTGCACGCGGCCTTCCACGTCGGTCAGGCGCATGCGCAGGGCCGCATTGTCGCGGTCGCTCTCGTCCAGCGAGAAGGTCATCCGCTCCAGATCGCCGTTCACCCGCTGGACCGTGGCCTCCAGATCGCGAAGCCGTCGATCCATCGCGCCGACGCGCCCCTGCAGCGCCAGGACCTCGGGGTCCGGCTCGACCAGCACGGGCTGTCCCTGACTGTTCCTCTGGGTCAGGGCGCGCTCCAGACGCCGGACGTTGCGGTCCAGCGTATCGAGGCGGCGATTGTCCCACTGTACCGCGGGCAGCGGCTGGGTCTGGGCCACGACGGCCCCGCCGACCAGCCCGCAGCCGACGACGGCCAGGGCGATGTTCCGAAAGGTGAGCAGGCTTTTCATGATGCTACAGCTTTCACCGATTTGGGGCCACCGCAAGGCGTCAGGAGGTCAGCCCCAGAACGATGATGCCCAGAATGAAGAAAACCAGCACAAAGAAGCAGAAGATCAGCAGGGCGACCGTTCGCCAGAGCGCCGAAAAGATCGACAGACCATAGGTCCCCTTCAACTGCGCAAACATATGAATGGGGATGATCCAGAACACCGCCGCGCTGGTGATCGCCCCCATCCAGCCAGGGCCCATACCGGATGCCAGCTGACCCATAAAGAGGATCGACATGAAGGTCAGAGAGTACAGCACGAAGACGCCGTGGTCGTACCAGGTGAATCCTCGCTTCCAGGCGAACAACAGCCAGACGAACGGGATCGACAGCGGCACGAGCAGGAAGGCGAATTTGTAGAGCGTCTGCTGGATCTTGTAGAGGGCGAAGTCGGGGTTTGCGAGCTTGTGCAGGATCTTCTCCTTCAGCTTCTCGTCACCGATCCCGATCTGGACGCGCCGGTCATGAACCGCATCGGCCACCCCGGCCTGCCAGCTGCCGGGGGTCAGAC is part of the Brevundimonas sp. AJA228-03 genome and harbors:
- a CDS encoding sensor histidine kinase encodes the protein MSPEAGTPVRSKVAPSWDRWFGRPGRSLTRRLIWLASAWIILALMLTGWMLTRQYEESAFRRLGNVLATTIDEVVLASVATPDGIAVAEIKDARTLRGLSGKYWQVAEVGPDGRMRILARSPSLAGETLYVGGELPERLQASFGTLISFNDPGVLKAPQSQPLYIAASMKSLPDRARPLVFMAGIDRSDIETDTRQFATFTWTALLILGIGLVIAVFLQVQIGLRPLFDLRNEIADVRKGRAARIARDYPTEIQPLAEQVNRLLDHNQEVVERQRTHVGNLAHALKTPLSVMLAEAESDPTPLAGVVRRQSEIMKGQVDHHLRRARAAARAQGLGERTPVGEVIDELAVMLERVFQSKGVEIDWRAPDDLAFLGERQDLQEVLGNLMENACKWSTRRVRVSAGGSGLGQMIAVVEDDGPGLPADQRDEVLKRGARLDEEAPGSGLGLAIVEDLTRAYGGRLTLAASDLGGLKAVLELPAAEA
- a CDS encoding response regulator transcription factor; translated protein: MRVLLVEDDVDLSRQLKMALGDAGYAVDHAADGEEAHFLGDTEPYDVVVLDLGLPKIDGVSVLERWRRDGKTTPVLILTARGAWSDKVSGFDAGADDYLTKPFHTEELLARLRALLRRSAGIASATLSCGGLRLDPKAARATVNGEPLRLTSLEYRLLHYMMMHQGRVISRTELVEHLYDQDFDRDSNTIEVFIGRLRKKVGSDRIETVRGLGYRLTPLTGESEAA
- the folP gene encoding dihydropteroate synthase gives rise to the protein MGILNVTPDSFSDGGLHASAEGGLAQAMKLIGDGADILDIGGESTRPGAEPVPADEEIARTIPVIEAVHARWHGPISIDTMKPEVARAAMAAGARIWNDVTALTFSPDSPAVAADLGCEVVLMHMLGEPRSMQVEPRYDDVMAEVTDYLVARARVAEAAGVARARITLDPGVGFGKTIEHNLTLIAGLGQLTRTGYPVLMGASRKRMIRNLDPSAVEAGDRLGGSLAIALDAAARGASIVRVHDVRETVQALAVQAAIEGAVP
- a CDS encoding PhzF family phenazine biosynthesis protein produces the protein MRQWTIDAFADRPFMGNPAAVVEPFEVWPDDGWMQALAAENNHSETAFLRRTPDPARFDLRWFTPATEVPLCGHATLAAAHVLYAEPGVTADALTFDTASGPLTVGRRGEGYEMDFPVDPVTRVEVPPGLAEALGAEPVEVWASRYLMAVMADAATVRSLRPDSKALLAFGDGAMERGQVIACALSDLDDVDVIDRFFGPGCGLDEDPATGSARGGLTALFAEKLGQRTLRFLQAFPGRGARFECERAGDRVLIRGRAITVMDGVLRV
- a CDS encoding transcriptional regulator encodes the protein MSLGDLGRIDEVIHGRMRLGIMVYLADVETADFTELKTVLEATQGNLSVHLKKLEEAGHVAIDKSFRDNKPLTRVTLTPSGRKAFAAYLEALGGLIGKRG
- a CDS encoding nucleotidyltransferase family protein, which translates into the protein MSDLEARLVEIVGADDGLMHVLTVVRAQDLPDWRIFSGAVYQSVWNALTGRPAGYGRKDFDVGYYDADTSWDAEDIVIRRVAAAFAEPFASTVEVRNQARVPIWFPAHFGEPYDPIASTDEALERFVAPAFAVGIRLETDDTISVAAPLGLDDLFGLILRPNPNRGVAGDWARVVDRLTARWPELTVRDREPN
- the thiD gene encoding bifunctional hydroxymethylpyrimidine kinase/phosphomethylpyrimidine kinase — encoded protein: MRGRVLIIAGSDSGGGAGIQADIKAVTAMGGYAATAITAITVQNTLGVHGVHPLPLDLIGAQARAVLDDIGADAIKTGMLGSVAVVERVAAILDTSDAIAVVDPVMVAKGGAALLDEDAVQAVRSLMIPRAGLLTPNAPEAEALTGIPVVDLDSQRRAGEALLTLGARAVLMKGGHVPGPNVVDLLLTPRGETLLEGARVDTTSTHGTGCTLASAIAAGLARGRPLEVAVAEGWAYVAEAIRRAPGLGGGHGPLDHGWPLRVGR